The DNA sequence TGATAaagatttttcaattttatagtTAGATCACGCGGTGAATATACAAAGCATCTCACAAGCACGGAGTCGATTCAGTGACCTTGCTCTTGTTTTGGAAGAAATAATTGCTACTGATCTCATGCCTCCACTCATTCACTCAGATGATTGATTCCGTAAGGTTATATCTGATTGTGCTATGTAAATAACAATTAAAACATACTTACGCTATCCAGTTAACCAAGAATACACAACCTGAAACGATTTGCAATTGAAGTTGGTTTTCTTATTAGTCTTCGTAATTTGATATTGTGGAGTTGCTGTTTCAATGATTACAAAGAGAGATAATTCGAGGAAGAACAATCAGCAGTCAGCACCATATTTGGTCGCTAGATTGAAACTTTACTTTGCATTATTAGGACATCTGTGGTTCTAAACATTTTGTTTTTGTGCAGTGGACATGATGAATCACATGAATAAGTACTCTCTGGTTCATGCACCCATTCAGAGACTTAAAATCTTCCCTTTTCTTGGCTCTTCTTACTTGTCATTTTTTACTCCCGTCCCTTTTTAGCAGTCACATTTAACATTTATTTAAATTGACCAAAGTTTGACGGAAGTTTAttaataacagaataaaaaaaTTATGTCATTGAAAAGTTcatttaatctactttaatacaGTTGAACCTCGATTAAGTAATAATCATTAAAGTAATAACctcgttaaaataatatttttttcgGGTCCCAACATAATGGACATAGTTAAATTTTTACTcccgataaaataataaactcgctaaagtaatattttttctcGGTTCCAGCTATATTATTTTAAAGATGTTTAATTGTATATAATTTTAAGTTTTTTAAATAATGTTAGAGTATTGTTTAAATTTTGATCAAAAATTGGTCAATTTGACAGATAAAAAATAAGATGACAACTAAAAAAAGACGGGTAGATTATTGAAAACTGTGATAATGTCGTCAATCTGCGCATATGATTTCCTAGGATAAATACTTTCTCCGTTTTCATAAATATTAGGCTTAGTAAGGCCATCTCTTGTTATCTCCAACGGTTGTGatccaaaaattcaaatttggatCACCAACTGATTCAAATTTTTGAGTAACTCTACTATTAGATCTAAATTactttttacatataataatatataaatatcatattaagtAATTTTGTCTTAAATTTATCgtttaatcattattaacaatttatataacatttcattaattaattaaatcaaaaaaattaacacaaataaaaatattaaaattatgcatttaattcacgaaaaacacatttattacaataattaacatacaaaatatCATTGATACACACTAATTTTCTGAATTAGTATATTCTTCCAAAAAATGCTCAATTACTGCATCTCTAAGTGCAATATGTGCCtcttaattttttatttttctatgGCAGTTCAAGAATGCTTGAAATCGAGTATTTTCATCGATCAGAATAGACTCAACTTCTTGATCGGCACTTCTACTCTTCAACTGACACACTTAAATCACGTTCGTCTTCAAGGAAATGACGATGAAGGTCAAGGATTTCAAAATAATATATGACCAGCTACGGACAATATTTTGATTATTTTTGAGGAAACATAAATAGTTTGTCCGActaaatcaaaattttatattttctAGTATCGTTTTCCAGTCATTTTGTGTGTTGTAATTTCTTTTATGCATTTTATGTACTTTTTATTTTATGCAATGTTTTCtcattatttaaattttaatgaaattatgttttctcattattttaagtttttttttaaaataaattttgttaattattaattatattatgttattaattatataattaaaaaatcaaaaatcaatttaaaatctcataaattataaataacaaaaccattattttatattaaatcaagtgatccaaatttggatcagtgTTTGGATCACTACTGTTCaatgatccaaatttggatcactgtTGGAATGAAATTTGGGATAATCTGACCCAAATTTAGATCTTTTGATCACTGTTGAATTTGCCCTAAGCATTTAACCTAAAATAACTTTGACCTCATTTTAAGTATTGGATCTTAATTACCGTTGTAGGTTAATTGGAAAATATAATTTTATTCACCAAAGAATTTCTGTAATCTGGAACATAATTTTGTACTTGCTATCCAAAAACAATTTCGTGCTTGCAATCCAAAAACAAGTTGCTCTAACAGGGTATAGTTTTATAGAGTATTCTTAAcaagtttaaatgagagagtaaTCAAACTTTGAATCACGTTAATATAATAATGTAATGAATTTTATTAAGTAAGATTTAGAGAATTTTTTTATTCATTATTGAGCGAAATCAGTtgttaatataatttttttaatagaATAAAGAGAAATTAAACTTTGAGCCCTTCTTAGCGTTGAACTGCTTTAGCATTTGAAATACTTTCCCGTTAATTATATTGAAGACTTTCTCGAGGAAGATGTAGAGAATTCCTTATTGATTATTTAGAGTTTTTTTTTTGAATGGGAGAATTTCTGACTgatataaaacaaataaaatgaAAATCGAGAAATTGAATCTCGAGTCACTTCTCGCCTTCTTGGTATTTGAATTATAATCGCAGAAGGGAAAATAAAATCTCGATCCACTTCTCAACGTTTGAATCTACTTCTCCAAAATAATACCGAATACTTGACTAATATTTAGTGAATttctttaatattttaaaatttgaatctTCCCCTTTAATAAAGTGAGTTTtgtattaatattttaaaaaaaattgaatgaaGAAGTAAGAGATCGAATCTCAAACCACTTCTTAGTATAAGACTTGTTATACCAATTGCCAATTCAATTACTTTCCCGTTAATAAAATAATACCAATAAAGGAAATTTTCATTCAATAAAGTGAGTATtgtattaatatttaaaaaaattgaatggAGAAACGAGAAATCGAACCTCGTCTATAAAATAATACTCTCAATAAAGGGAATTTCCATTTAATACAGTGAGTATTGTATTAATATTTTAAAGAAGTTAAATGGAGAACCGAGAAATCGAATCTCGACAATAAAATAATATCAATAACAaaaattttgttttaataaagcgagttttgtattaatattttaaaaatatttgaatagAGAAGTGATAAATCGAATCACGAACCACTTCTCGGCATAAGACTTACTCTGCTAGTTGAGCTATTTCCCggttaataaaataatattagtGAAGGAAATTTCACTTTAATAAAGTGAGTTTTGTATCAACATTTAAAAAAAATGGCAAACCAATTGAGCTACTTCCCCATTATTAAACTAATACCGAGGGCTTTATTATCtaatatttagtgaatttttttattaatatttaaaataattcaaatgGCAAACCGATAAATCAAATCTCGAACTTCTCAGCTTAAAACATGCTCAATTCCAAATATTTAAGATCACTAATCTGCGAGCAGTAATTCGAAATCTTTAGTTCCGTATCAAGATCACCTTCCGTCCAAGCTGATTGTTAATGCAGAAATCGTGTGGTGTGAACAGCCTTCAACTTGTAAACTTGTATACCAAGTCTCTTCTAAACTCTAACTACAAAAGGACAGCATATTACGATCTGTATCATGCAAATCGAAGTTTGTCCGAATTTACAAGTGTCAAACTAGTTTCTGCACCTTACATTATGCTTGTTTTTTGTTCATTGTGTTTGTCCTTCAACATAGAACAAAATCATTTTTTCTTCTGAGTTTGTGAGTGTTTTTAAATATATCAGTACAAACAAAATTGACTAATTAAAAGAATTATTCTTCCCGTGTTACATATTTTATACATGCACGCCTGCAATGTCAATTTCAGATTAGCCATGTGCTTAGAGTTGGAAAACAAAGCCATTATGTACACAGTACACCTCTACACAAAAGCCATTACGCCGCAAACGTACAAATAAAGCATCTCACAAGCACACAGTCGGTTCAGTGACCTTGCTCTTGTTTTGGAAGAAATAATAGCTACTGATCTCGTGCCTCCTCCACTCATTCAGCCAGATGATTGATTCTGTAAGGTTATATATGATTGTCCTATGTAAATAACAATTAAAACATACTTGAGCTATCCAGTTAACCAAGAATACACAACCTGAAACGATTTGCAACTGAAGTTGGTTTTCTTAATTATTAGTCTTCGTAATTTGATTCTGTGGAGTTACTGTTTCAATGATTACAAAGAGAGACTAATATCGTCGGAGCTTTATCGTAATTTTCCATTAAGAGAGTAAAGATAATTCGAGGAAGAGTAATGGAAATGTTTTTATGGACTGAGTGAGTACTTACAAAGCATTTAACTTAAAATAATTTGTACTTCATTTTAATTATCTGATCTTAATTATTTGTAGGTTactttgcagatttaattttaTTCACCGGAAATTTTCTGCAATCTGGAACTGAAACCAGATTGTACTCCTTGTTCATGTCAGGAAAAATCTGTGTAAATAATATACCACCTGAATTTTGTGCTTGCAATCCAAAAACAAGTTGCTCTAATATGGTATAGTTTTATAGAGTACTCTTAACAAATTTTACTGAAGAGAGTAATCAAACATCGAATCACGTTATTATTATAATACAAAGAATTTTATCAAGTAATATTTAGCGGTGTTGCCGATTTAGGATTAATcaaaaatcagaaattaattgaagtaaaaatcaaatatattataatattaaattatatataatagattattatgattatattagaAATTTATTAACATATATAAATTTGTTATATCAAAAATTCTAtagttctttatatttcaataatttatagtattttaattttattaaataattatatatactacGATAAAGAAAAACTCgtaaatattaattgaattttaaaaatcaagATTGACTTATTATATTgacttattttttttattaactaATGTTAAAAAATAGGTGTACAAGTGAAAAAACTGCCTTAAATGAGTTGCCCTGCCATTTAACCTACTTGCTAGTTGCCCCCCTGAGAATTTCTACAATATGATACTGAATTTTGTGCTTGCAATCCAAAACAAGTTGCTCTAATGGGATATAGTTTTATAGAGTCCTCTTAACAAATTTAAATGAAAAAAGTAATCAAATTTTGAATCACGTTAATGTAATAATATAACAAATTTTATTAAGTGAGATTTAGAAAATTGTTTATTAATTATTGAGCGATTCATTTgctaatatatttttttaatagaATAACGAGAAATTAAACTTTGAGCCCCTTCTTTGCATTTGAAATGCTTTAACATTTGAATGACTTTTCCGTTGATAATATTGAAGACTTCCTCGACTAAGATTCAGAAAATTCCTTATTAATTATTTAGAGTTTTTTAAGGGGAGAATTTTTgattaatataaaaaaaaataaaaatcgaGAAATTGAATCTTGAGTCACTTCTCGGTATTTGAATTATTATTGGAGAAGGTAGAAATCGAACCTCTATCCACTTCTCAATGTTAGAATCTACTTTTTCAGCATAATACTTACTCTACCAATTGAGTTACTTCCCCGTTAATAAAATAATACCAATAAAAATTTGAATGGAGAAGAAAAAAATCGAAACTTGAACAACTTGTCAGCGTTAGATTTGCTCTACCAATTGAGCTATTTCCCGGTTAATAAAATAATACCAATAAAAATTTGAATGGAGAAGAGAAGAATCGAAACTCAAATCACTTCTCAGCATTAGACGGAATCTACGAACTGAGCTATTTCTCCATTAATAAAATAATACCAATAAAAGGACTTTCCATGTAAAAAAGTGAGTTCTGCaatattatttaaaacaatttgAATGGAGAATCGAGGGATCCAACCTAATTTACAATCTGTATCATGCCAATTGAAGTTTGTCCGAATTTACAAGTGTCAAACTAGTTTCTGCACCTTACATTATGCTCGTTTTTTGTTCATTGTGTTTGTCCTTCAACATATATCAAGTTCATTTTTTCTTCTGAGTTTGTGAGTGTTTCTTAAATATATCAGTACAAACAAAATTCACCTGAGATATTTGGAAACTTACATTTCATTTCAAATAAGGGATTTCAAATGACAGGATTTGAATTGTTATTTCAAATTCTCATgtttatactaatatttgaatGTCCTGAATTTCAAATGAAATATAAATTCAAATTCCCAAACagcttatttgatcaaatccataaTTTCAAATGAGATACAGTTTCCCCAACTGGCCGTAAAAAAATTATTCTTCCCGTGTTACATATTTTATACATGCATGCCTGCAATGTCAATTTCAGATTAGCCATGTGCTTAGAGTTGGAAAACAAAGCCATTATGTACACAGTACACCTCTACACAAAAGCCTTTAAACAAAACATGTACACACACGTAGTGTATGATATTATAATGCATGTTGGACGATTATCTGCGGCAGCTGTTTGCCGCCATTGGAAAATTTCATAATTTGGTAATTGTAATTTTCTCGCTCAAAGATTCAATCACGCGCATCAGCACATATATGAGCAACGATGTAAAATAAACAAACCAAATATTTTCGATGTATTGGGCCGATGAATAATAGGTCGTAGAAGATAAGACGTACGGAGACCTTATTTTGGTGGTTGGACGGAAAATGAAGTTACACAGGAGAATAAGAAGACAAAAAGAGGAAGTGTCCAAACTTGGAACCACATCTACATCAACCTTTTAGGATCCCACTAGGCTTTGCTTTGTTAATTGTGGGTTCGCCTATGTGCTCTGCGTCCTATAGAGACTTAGTCTCGAGTGGACCACAGCTTAGCCGTTTAATCGCGTTGTGACACTCGTCACAACTATAGAGCGGCCTCATCTTGTTCTCTTCTCCTTGTAATCTCTGCATAAAATCTACACTGACTATATAATACCCCTTTTGATATCATTTCAACCTATGCTATTTTTTCAACTTCTTCACATCTTTGTTTTATCCTTGTTGCTAAAACCATAGAAATGATACATTCAAACACAAACCCTCCTCTGCTGTCAACCTATGCACATCTTGTGCATTGCTCGGGTGAGGCCTTAGGCGATATCCGCCACAAAAATGAGGTGGTTATGGAGGAATGTGAGTTGCCATTGATAGATCTTAGTAGTCTAATAAATGGAAATGAAGCAGAGAAGGTTGCTTGTGTTTCTGAGATATGTAAAGCTTCATCAGAATGGGGATTCTTTCAAGTGGTGAACCATGGAATAAGCCTGGAGTTGCTTCGGAAGATGAGGACAGAACAAAAGAAGCTGTTTGAGTCATCTTTTGAAAAGAAAGATAGTTGTGGCCTGCTCAACAAATCATATAGATGGGGAAACCAGACTGCTACTACAGCAAAACAACTCTCTTGGTCTGAGGCTTTCCATGTTCCCCTCAACAAGATCTCCGATGAAGCTTATTGTCAAGAATTTAACTCTTTAAGGTACGTCAAGCCCCGTTACATATCTTACATACATTGACATGCAATTACAGCAGCCAGGAGCCAGGATCTGAACATACCCGAGGCTAAGTGcataattttaataaatacaattaatttttaaaaatagcGAGGCTAGAAAAATTAATATTAGCGAAGTCACTGGGGGCCTCAGCCTACCCTGATCCCTAGGGCTGCAAATGAACAGAGCTGTTCGTGAACAAAACTCGGTATCGGCTCGTCCGAGTGAACTCGGCTCGGTTCGTTTTTTTAATCGAGCCGGTCTTGAACATGAAAATGAACTCGGATAAATAAATGAGCCGAGCCGAACTTTTTTGTCTGTTCGGCTCGGACTCGGCTCATTTAGTTCGGGCTCGGCTCGGACTCGGCTCGGACTCAGTAACTCGGCTCGGATCAGTGATCCCCCTAGTTCCTCCCCTGCTTACAAGTTACAAGTGTTATTTTATTACTAAACATCTTATAAATTTTTTGTGTTGTAGGGAAGTGATGGGAACATATGCAGGTGAGATGCAGAATTTGGCTCGAATGCTAGCAAGAGTACTTGTAACGAACATGGGAAAAGAAAGAGAAGAGGTATACAACATTTGCGATGAAAGTACATGTTTTTTACGTCTGAATCACTATCCGATCTGTCCGATAGCTCCTGAGGTATTTGGTTTGATCCCACACACCGATAGCGATTTTCTCACCATTCTTCATCAAGATGAAGTTGGAGGGCTTCAACTAATGAAAGATTTCAAATGGGTAGCTGTTAAACCTAATCAAGATGCACTCATTGTCAACATTGGCGATCTTTTCCAGGTATAGCAGTAATAAGCACAGAGACAACATTAGTCAATTTGTAACGAATACGAGGTTAAATATAATGTACAAGTCAGTATACACATCTGTCTACCTCTCATGGATTGCGACTTTTTAAAATGTTCAACATTGTATAATGTATATGATTGCTGATACTAATTACATTTGTGCTGCAGGCATGGAGCAACGATGTCTATAAAAGTGTAGAACATAAGGTGATGGTGAATGCAAACGTCGAAAGACACTCAATAGCCTACTTTCTGTGTCCATCCTATGACTCTGTAATTGGAAGCTGCAAAGAGCCTTCTGTTTACAAAAAAATTACATTTGCAGAATACAGAAGTCAAATTCAGCAGGATGTTAAAAACACTGGACAGAAAATTGGTCTGCCTAGGTTTCTTAACTGTGATCAATCACTTGATCACAGTACCTTATGAACTAATTATCTCGAAAAATCAAACCAAGATACTTGTTATCAGTATGTCTCCCAAGTGTTACCGTACTCCCAAAATTAGAGAGACTATTTCTCTGAACTGGTCTTCCATTCTCCTTAAATCTCGATCAAGCGTCCTCGTGGACTCTACGAACCTTGTTCAACAGTTTTCGACATTTTTGCCAGCTTCTGCCCATGAAAATGCTCTGCACCCATGGTTACATTACATCCCATTAAACCCATAAATACGTCTGAATTTAGGATAGTACAGCAGGTATATTATCTGTGAAtataaaatattcttttattgATATGGCTAGTGTGTGGTTTGTGTGCTTAAATATAAACAGTCTATGATTACTGCGATTTATATGTTGATAATGTGTACAATACTCCTACTCCTACATGTCATGTTCTTCATAATGCACTGTAATTGATACAATTGCTGTACTAATGACTTTCAGCTCCATATGATATGTTATTGTGATTCATATGTTCTGTAATTTAAAGGTGTTCAATATATAGGCTGTTTCTCCTCAACGTAGATTACGGGCCTCGAATTCGGCCCAATTAAGTTGAACCGTTAAATTTAGACCCGCTGACATTCAATGAGGCACACAATCTAAAATGGACTATGGATTGTGGCCCAACACCCAAGAATACAATGTCCTGGCTGTGAGTCCGCCACTGACCCTGCATGAAGACAGCTTACGCAAGAGCAAGAGCATTTGCCAATAATCCCTTATCAGATTTAGTAATCAATTTTAACTACGCGTGAATGTTATATATTACCCGAAATGACACTTAGCGCCATTTAAGTATAATTTATCACTTTCTGCTTAAGACGTGACTCTTCAGTATTAGTTGAGGTAAGCGTAAGCTGTCCGGGCACCTGGTTATAAAAAATATTACGTGACTCTCTACTTGTCATCATTGGTAAGATCCGTATCCGGTCGTTTCATTCAGCTGTGATTTTCTTTATATACAATATCATAAATCATATTCgttacattgtatatctgttaagtgttacCGATTCTCGGTCAACATATGAAGTATTCTGGCTAATATCCGTTACACAATATAACCTATGTTTCATTTTTTTGTTATTCTCTTGGTGGACACGTAATTGTAGTATCATATATATGTACACTCTCTACACGTAGATATAGTATCCTAGATAATATCCGTTACAAAATAGATATCAATCACATTCATCTGTAATCTTTAAGATATTGTTTACTAAACTTTTCCAAGCGATTATATAAAGATTTTGGTAGCTCCTTTCTTCGTCACAACTGAAGAGAGTCTGCAAAAACACATACATAACTGGCAGTGCGGGTTAAATGGACAATATCTCACCTTCCCTCAACGACACACCTCAGCACCATATCGCATACCTAGAAGCTGAAGCTGAGAATCTCGAGGATGTACGAGAATCGATAAAGCTAAGCATTCGGGTTTGGATGTACACAGAAGAGGATGGAAAAGGAGGAATAGTTCAAAGCAAAGATATTGCTGCAGCAGTTCAGAAGACAGGTATCTTTGATTTTCTGGCAGATCAGTGGAGGGTTCAATTGCTTAATGCCACAAACGCTTTCAAAAATTTACTTGCCTGGTAAAATCACGTTTGATGCTGGAAACTGTGTTCGTATAGAATTGTTGATGAGTTGATGTTTAAGTTTTTTAGTAATTGATTTTCTTTTTGTTGTTTGAAATACTACAAGAATAAAGGGATGCATGCCAGACAACACGAGTGTTTGAGGGTCATGCTTGTACTGGTGTGGCCGTGTAACGTGTGTCCATTAGTTGAATAAGACTTCAATTCGTTTTCATAGACTATTTTATTGATTTTATATGGAGTTAGAGAAAAAAATATgcataaaataaaaaaaatcactCAAAAAGTCAACTAACAAAAGATTTATACAAAAAATTTACTACCTCCATCCCTCtcattttttacatttttttttacatttttgacacgtattttaagataACTATAAAGTATATAtccgtaatttatttttaaaattttctttttttttgtataaaagtttaaacattatatttttatttagaagaaaaaaaaattttaaaaaaattatgcaactacaTTTAATAGGAGCATTAAAGTGCGTGCTGAGTACCCATCCCCGAATGTAAAAAATTGAGGGGGACGGAGTGAGTACATCTTAAgtgtattttttaaaaaatagaaagaaaaaataactaattttataaataactcaatttataattttatatatattacaAAAAATTAAGAATATTATTTAGAATACATGTAAGAGTGATTCTTTTTTTACAATTTATTACTTACAAGGATATCAATTACGAATTCAATTAAAATTTAAGGAAGAATTGTTcttataataaactgattttgTTTTTTAAACTAAAGCCGTAAAAAAGGTACTATCCGCTAACTTGCGAAACGGACCTAACTCCAAAATATTGTGTCTTTTGTTGAATCTTTTCATTGCTTGGTAAATTATTTGATAAGTTATTAATGTTTGGGAGAAAATCGCAAAATAATGTTTTTGGTTAATTTGAAAAAGTCTTTTATTTAGTTAATCCGTAATTTATTATATTAACTAATAATTTGCACTTTTAATAAGCTAATAATTTTTAGCAATCTCCCTTTTAACATATGACTGTTAATCCTTAACAATCGTGTGTTGTATAAGCCTTATTTAACACATTACTCCATAATCCTTAGATCATTATTTCAAGTGCCCGGTCGTAAAGAATTTTTTTTAGCCTCCGCGGATATTTTTCGCGGAAGAGTATTTCTCTTTTCCGCTAATAATATTCGCGGAAAAGAGAAATGCCCTTCCACGAAAATTATTAGCGAAAAGCAGAAATGCCATTCCATGGAAAATATTTGCGGAAGGCTAAAAAAATTCCTTAAATCTGGGTAATTAAAATATAGATCCGATACAGCTGAAGTAATATGTTATATAAAATTTAAGCAATACACGGTTGCAGGGAACATAACATTTACGTATCGGTCTCAATACTATACACACATGTTGTATGTGATATCATAATAGACGAATAAAATTTGTGTCCAAGGTAAAAAGAAAAATCCCAAAATATTCAACTCCTCGTGAAATTTCGGGATTGACCCTGCACACACCAGACTTCAAGCCCGACTCTTGAACTCATATAGATGCATATTAGTAGTCCACTTCCCTCCCACTCAAACCCATCCACGAATAATCCAACTGAAATAATTTAGGAGAGCATCATAAACCGTTAtgaatataattatgaatttataATATCACCTATTAAACTTGTTAAATTATAAGTTTTAAATtcatattaatataatattttccGCTCTAAATTATACCTTCCGAGATGACGGGCTATTCAATTTTCTTCGATTAAGTTGCTATTCATTTTTTTCAATCGTTAAACTTGTATTTGCTCCTTTGTATCATGGTCTACGAATCGAACAAATCGGCAATTAATCGGTCGGGTAATCGGAGATCAGAGGTTGACCGATTTGATAAGGAAAAATCTTCGGAAAAAATATTTTTCGGTCAATTTAGTCAAAATCAGCGAAAATCGGTTCAACACCGGTAAAAATCGGGTCGATTGATGATAAAGTTTTGTACAAAGCTTGCAAATGAAAAGGTAGAAGAGGAGGAAAACTGAAAACACGAACATGTGTATACATATGTAAATGAATAAAGAGAAAGGAACAAGAAGACGATGCCCCAAAACCTAAAATTATTATTTGTTAATTAAAAAGACGCATACATAATCATGTATTGAGTTTGATGTGCACGTTTCCGCCCCATcatatattataaaaaaatcaatCAATCAACCGTACGCAATATATGCATTCTAGTTCAATGTCTGGGGATGATATACTATACACAACTTTACCCTCATTCCAAAGAATGAAAAGACCGTTTTCTCAAAATACCCCCGACTTGTGTGTGCACAAATTCATGTGTTATAGGTACAAAATGATATACAATAATACATAAAAGTACGTAAAAAGTAAGTGGGACAATACCTAGACCcataattttttcacatgggaCTTATCTATGCCGTAAGAACCATCTTCATCCTTAATTCTTAATGTCCTGGCCAAAAACTCACACTCGTTGTCACGTCTAAGATTTAGACGCAAACTTTTCTCTTGATTACAATTAACACTGGGAATATGAATTAAGGATTCGCTCAAGCCCTTATAATATTTGGAATTAGTGCTGAAACCGAGATGGAACTTCGAATAGGACAAAAGAGTCGACGTTTATATATATAGACGTATATGTTTTCATCATTAAAATTGACCTATTAACAGAATTCATTATATGTGTCGTCCGCGAACCCCTAACCCTTGATTGATGGAAAACCGTAGGGCATTACGCAAAGCTATTAGTTGTTGGATTCGGCCGACATATACTCAGTGTTGTAAAAATCGGGAATCGGGGTAGATCTGTCGAATTACCGATTTGAGATTAATTgaaaatcggggattaatcggaagGAATAACCGGAGTAAAAATTAGctgtattataatattaaattttatttaatatattattattattatattagttatttattaacatatatatatatttattatatcataatttctataattattcatatttaaattaatatagtattttaatttcaataaataattatatatactccaATAAAGAAAAATTCGCAAggattaattgaattttaaaaatcGAATCGGTCAAGTACTTTACAGGGGATTAATCGGTTGAATCAGGGGTTTTTTAGAATACTGCATATACAATAAAAAATCATATACTTATAAAAAATTGTGTGTATTTTTAAAAAGGATAATTTACATAATATAATAATAGAATTGttaaatatgaagttacaagagTAAGGTTTGCATAAATTTATCTTCAAAATTGTTTgcttaaataattataaaaaaaattaaattgaaattaatgtttaataattattaaattatataaatattaaatataattaaaatacaTCCAATTTTTATCACCAAGATAGAATTAAAGTCGGGACCAATGACTAAATCGTATGGATATGTA is a window from the Apium graveolens cultivar Ventura chromosome 1, ASM990537v1, whole genome shotgun sequence genome containing:
- the LOC141678804 gene encoding gibberellin 2-beta-dioxygenase 8-like; this translates as MIHSNTNPPLLSTYAHLVHCSGEALGDIRHKNEVVMEECELPLIDLSSLINGNEAEKVACVSEICKASSEWGFFQVVNHGISLELLRKMRTEQKKLFESSFEKKDSCGLLNKSYRWGNQTATTAKQLSWSEAFHVPLNKISDEAYCQEFNSLREVMGTYAGEMQNLARMLARVLVTNMGKEREEVYNICDESTCFLRLNHYPICPIAPEVFGLIPHTDSDFLTILHQDEVGGLQLMKDFKWVAVKPNQDALIVNIGDLFQAWSNDVYKSVEHKVMVNANVERHSIAYFLCPSYDSVIGSCKEPSVYKKITFAEYRSQIQQDVKNTGQKIGLPRFLNCDQSLDHSTL